The sequence below is a genomic window from Anopheles cruzii chromosome 3, idAnoCruzAS_RS32_06, whole genome shotgun sequence.
TCTAGGAATCTGCGGGAACTGGGAGAGAAGATGAATGCATCCTTCATCTCCTTCCGGTCTGATGCAATCTCAATTTTATCTCTTCCGTATCGCAATTTGGGATTCCGTTTTTCgtgtcgttttcttttttcactcaCTTCTATTAATTACTTCACCCTCCCCGGGGGCTCATTTTGGTAGGATGATCCGCCGGGTTTAGTAACCGGATAACACACAGGAACAGGATGTTTTATTTGGCTCTAGTATGTGGATTGGTTTTATAATGAACTTTCACTTCTTTCTCTCGTTGTAGATCAGAGCATTACGATAATCTGAAGAAGCAGCAAGAAAAGTCGACAACCAACAACGCTGGCAGTAACAATAATAATCACGTGCGTGTCGGTTACAGCAGCAATTCGGTGGTTCCgctgaaaccgaaacctcGCTCGGATCAACAGGTTCCGGAAACGCAATCGGCACAGgctcctccaccgccaccacacacGGGGGGCGGCACTGCCAATAGCGGCAGCGGAGCTTCATCGTCCGCCACGCTCGTGACGATCGAGCTTCCGTGGAATCCGATCATCAAAGCCGGAGCCCAGTCTCCAGCGGCCGCATCGACCGCACCGACTTCGCTTTCGTCACTACCGGCCGTAACGGTTGGCGCTGGAACGGCCGCAGCCGGTCAcggtcaacagcagcagcaccagcaacgcTCTTCCCCGGCTCAACCGACAACCCCACTGCGTCCTGTGACGAGTggtacgacgacgatcgttcTGACCGGGAGCGGAACGGTTCCACCGGCCACGAGCAGCGATCGGTCGCTGAAGTGCCTCGAAACGCTAGCCGAAAAGGCGGGCATCACTTTTGACGATCAGTACGATTTCCTACCCACCGGCACGCTGGAGAAGTCCCAGAGCCCGGCCCAGGTGGCCCAGCAGACGTCGGTGCCGCTGCAACTGTCCCAGGAGCAGCTGTTCCAGTACCAGCAGCTCCAGGCGTACGGGGGCACGATCCAGGTGAAACAGGAGTACAACCCGGGCCCGACCGGGCAACCGACCGATCACcaggcccagcagcagcaccagcagcagcagcaccaacagcagcaagcggtccagcagcagcaacaacagcagcagcagcaagcggcagCCGCCGTCCAGCAGATGCAAGTGCTGGCCGAGGCAAGCGGAGTGGCTACGCCACAGAGTCCGCACCATGCGCAAACGCTACAGCAGCAGGCCGccgcccagcagcaacagtcggcagcggcggccgccgctgccctCAACACGATGTCCCCGCTGCAAGCGATGACCACCGGGCAGCAGCTTTCGTCCGCCGACTGGCAACACGGCCGGATGGTCGTCCAGCAACCGATCTCGAATGCGCAGTACCTGCAGCAACTGTACGGCACGCAACCGATCGTGTTCCCAccgctcggtggccagcagcagttccagcTGATCACGGCCTCGAAGCCGTTCCAAGGCACACCGCAAATGCTGACCACGACCACGGGCAAGCAGGTGATCGGTacgaccggtgccggtaacTTCAACAGCCCGGCGTCCTTTACCTTCTTCTCGCCCCTGAGCGTCGTGAATTCGCAGCCGCAAGCGCAAACGCAAAACCTGCTGCCGGCACTGAGTGCGCAAACAGCCGTAGCAACTGCCGGCGGAGCGGGTACCAAAACCACCACACAGGCGGACGCTCAGAAGCAGCTACAGAAtgcggtggccgcggcagcCGCTGCCGGAACGGGCGCCGGCCAGAAGGTGCAACTACAGAAGCTGGGCACGGGCCTCGCGGGAATGGCCGGAGCTGCCGGTCAGCAAAACATTGCCACCCTGACACAGCAgcaagcggcagcggccggtgccgctgcagccgccggGCAGCAGTGTGTCCAGGTGTCGCAGTCTCCCATGCAGACGGCCCAACTGTTGAGcccactgcagcagcagggcgcACAGCAGATGCAATTCTCGACCCAGTGGCCACTGCAGAGTCAGATCTGGTCCACACCGAACGGGTTTGTCGCGTCGAACCCGATCATCATCCGGGGCACCAATCCGGACGGTACGCCGAACGTATTCATACAGAGCACCCAGCAGACGTTGCAGCAAGCTCCGCAAACTCACAATCGTAAGTGCACTGTGCGCGAGTCGATGCCGGGCGATATGCTGATCATACTTTTTGTCCTCCGTTTCAGAAGCACTTACACTGCCATGCACCACCATCGGTCAAccgcagccacagcaacaacagcaacaacagcagcaagtgCAGCAGGGACCAACGGCTGGCGGCGCTCAGAACACAGGTCAACCGAACGTTCAGGGCGGGCAAGCGGGTCAGCTCACGGTCGGAGCGGGTGGAGCCCCCGGGATGGGAGCCGCTGGGTTGACGGTTACTTCACTGCCAAACCAGAAAGCTCTCACCACGGCACTCGGGGCACCGAAGACACCCCAACGGCCCCAGCTACTGCCGCAGGGGGCGTCCCCCATCCGGCCCTCGGTGTCGACGCAGACGGCTCAAGCGCAGCAGAATCTGCTCAACAAGAACAAGCTGCGCACCACCAAGCAACCGCTCGTACGGCCTGCCGGGCCCATTATCAAGACGGAGCTGGCCGCCAATGTGTCGACGGGTCAGAAGCTGGGACAAACCACCAACCAAGGCACGGTGACCGCCCAGCCACAGCTGCAACAGGTGGTTACCAGCAGTGGAAAGTAAGTTCCCTTCGGTTTTGGGTCAGGAACTCGTCCTCACTGGTGTCCGTTTCTTTCACTTTTAGGATGGTCTTGATGAATACCGGTGCGGCACTGAATCCTGCCGTGCTTAACATGCCCATACTGAGCGATGccggcaagcagcagcagcaccagcagttgCAGCTACagcaacaaatcaaaacagctcagcaacagcaacagaatgCCAACCAGCAGCCGCAACACATTTTgctccatcagcagcaggtAAGACAGTTACTGGTCCGTCGTAGGAATTCTTTACTCAAGCGTTCGGCGTGTCTTTCCTTAGGCCATGCTACAACAGCAAGTgatgcagcaacagcaagtgCAACAGCACCAAGCACAACAGGCTGCCCAGCAGCAgatgcagcagctgcagcaacaattCCTTCAGCAAGCGGCCGCAGCTGGCCAAGCGAATCAAACGACAGCCCAACTGCTGTCCAACGCGGCCCAGCAAGGCCAGCTGGTGCAGGCAACAGCCGCCGGTGGACAGCAACAGAACAACATCGTCCACCAGCTGCTGTTCCAGCAGGGCCAGCCCAATCAACCGGGGATGATGATCAACGTGTCGTCCGATGCgttgttgcagcagcaacaacaacaacaagtccAACAAGCTCAGcaacaccatcagcagcagcaacagcagcatcatcagcagcaacaacaacaacaacagcagcaacaacagcagcagcaacagcagcaacaacaacaacaacagcaacaacagcagcaacagcagcaacagcaacagcagcagcagcaacagcaacagcaacagcagcagcagaatgccACTCTACAACAAATGGCGGCTGCCGGTCAGCAGACGGGCGGAGCCAAGGGTCAAATGATCATGACGGCAGCGCTCGGTCAGCCCGGCGGTGACCGTACAACGATTGTTTCGCAGAGTGGTCAAACGCTACATCTGGATCGTAACATGCTGCCGGTGTCGATCGCCAGCATGGCCGGTAATCCGATCGTGGTCACCAGCAACGGTACCACCATCTCGCCCATCCATCAGGCCAACCAAAGCAACAACGCCGGCGGTGCCCTGCATGCCGGGCATCACTCACAGATTCTCGTCTCCTCGATGCCCAGCTCCGTACACCACCAAGGACAGAATCCGATCGTGGCCATGACATCGCTTTCTGCCGGCCCGATGCCGGTGGCGTCGATCATCAGCTCCGGTGCGATCCCTTCGATCTCGTCGAGCGCCACAACGACGACCGCTTCGCTCGGTGTTGGCGGCCATCCGCAAGCGACGCTCATTTCGTCCGCCGGGGTTACCACAaacaccggtgccggcggcggcggtgtgttgAAGGACAACGACACGAAGGCGATCAGTGTGGCGAtgcaccagctgcagcagctgtcCACGCCTCAGAAAcagctgcaacagcagcagctactgGATAGCATGAACGCGGCAAACATGCAGAACGCATATGCCTCGGCCATCGGTTCGCCGATGACCGGGGCACCGGCAGGGGGCGGCGCGATGATTGGGGGTACCATTATCCCCGTGTcggctgctggcgctggcacgATGGCGGCACTGATGACGTCGACGCAgggaggaaaagttttcacctCGATGGCATCGATTGGCGGTGGGTCGCAGCAGACCCATCACGTGTCCACGGCAGGAGGGGCCTCCTCGGGTGGTAAACTGGGCATGTTCCAATCACCAACGGCACAGCAGACTGCTCAGGCCATTaacgcagctgctgctgctgccgcggatTCGAAGGATAAGACAGCGACCAGTGACGCGGCCAGTAGTGGAAAAGGTAAGATTGGGTTCTCATTTCCGCGACACCGGAAAGGCAGctttgtgctgtgctgtgctttAGCGCAGAACctgaatttatgtttattgacTCTCATGGATGCGTTGCCATTGGTTACGAATGCCGTTCACCTAATATTTGGTGAAAGTCGCCCGAGATTGCGACATGAGATCTTCACAGCAAACTCCATTAGCATTGGTGTATTGACTTTTGTCAAATTTACTATTTTGCCCCTTTTTGTGTTAATTCTTCTCATCGAAATGGTAAATGATAAAGCAAACCGCCTcggatggccggccggccggccggtgtgctTCCAACCGGCTCATGGTCACGAACCTCCGTGGCGCGCAGCTTTATTTTAGTCGAACGATGAACTCTCTCctcttcggcggcggtcgggCTGGGCGGTGTTTGAATAATTAGCTTCAAGCTCTCGCGAAACCCCTTTGCAGCAAACGTGGCCGCGCCGCGTGCTTAGAGACCTTGAAAGCGAGGCACGCGAATTTAGACTCCCGTCCGCGGGTGGGGAGGAATTGAGTGATCGTTTTCGCGAGCGAATTaattcgccatttttcgcCTGCTCCAGCAGCGCTCACTCGGCGGTTGTGCTCGTCGGTTGCTGGCGCCGCGGGATCGGGTTTCCCGGTGGTTGGGCTGTTGCGATTCCGGGTGATGAGTGCACacgctgctgtgtgtgtgtgtgcgcgcgtgaaACACTATAAATCATTGGGGAGAAGAATGCAAAGCCCGGAGCGTACGGAAACACCACTGAGCCTACTATTTCGCAAAATTAGAGAGAAGAGCTCACTCACTGACGCAATAGAAGGAATCGTATCGTCGGGTTGCGGTGAGTTGGTCAGTGTATTAGTAGGCTTCGCTGTCACCGGCCAACAGGGCGCTCTGCTGTTATGGCCActtcgtgtttgtttgttaaatgtACCGCGAGCGGTGCGATTATCGTCCCATCACCGTCCGCGAGAGGAGAGTAAAGAGCGGCGTGctagtcagtcagtcagtcagtcgtaCTGTAAACGTTCAtcgccgccgtgtgcgcgtCGCCATGTCGCATTTACTGTCGTGTGGCCATATTTCATCGACGCACGGTTTGGAGCTGGATTTAGATACCCAAGGCATCAGCGGGTGGCATTCGAGGTGCGTTTTGGTTTCGCGGCTCTCGCGGCGCCgacaccgatgatgacgatggatGGAAATTCTGTGTTCGAGTTGCCGCCGTGTGGTAGAAAGAGAAGCGTGATAAGAGTGTGATTGTGCGAGCGATAGAAACacagcgcgagagagagaggtgaaaAACGATGCAACAAACCGCTTACAATCCGCCGCTCCAAGTGCAAGGGCAAGGTCACGACCAGCACAACAATCCTAGTGAGTAGCTGGCACGGtggttggttgttggtggtggtggtggggtgacACACTGATCGATATATCGAACAACTAACCCCCTCAGCTAGCCAGCAGCCGGCTCAGTGCAACATTTTGCTTTTCGCTCGTAAATGTCGGGGTTAGGGGAGAGAAATCACGAACGGCCAGTCATAGTGCCACTCTCCAGGGGTGGCAAACGGCACGTGCTCTGCTCGCTGTTTGGTTggtaaaaaagggaaaaagccTGATTCACCATCAACCACCGTGAGCGTGGCACACAAGAACGACAACGACGTCACATCACGGTACGGGTGCTGTTGCACCATGGCATACTCTCTAACAAGAAAGGGATGCGCTACCTCGTGACGTCAATGAAAGGGTGCATTGGTTGCCGGAAGTGGTCGCACCGCGACATTTTGGGGTTTCCGTTGCTACCGCGGCAACCAAAACCAGGCAGGACGGGTGGTTTGTGGTGTCTTCGCGGGTGccttgtttgtgtgtgtgtgtggtgtgttttggTTACAGTATtctgagagagagcgagcaaacGAGAGACTCTCGGGAAAATCATGTTTAAAAATTTCGCGCGAATTTCATCGTTCGGGGTTCGCCGCCGTTGAGGTTGCGTTTTGGTAAAATCGTTTTTCCGAATTTTGGATAAACATTCTCGTCTGTGACACACTGTGACAGTAAATGACAGATGAAGGTAGACGACGAGTAAATTCGAGCTGCTGCCCATCTGTAgctttgttttgtaaacattgtGACGTGTGAGCACATCCTTGATTCAACATCCTTTATTAATCTGAAAAGCCGAAACAGCAGAAACGGTTAAAATTTAAGATATTTCCACTCTAATACTCTTCGtatcgctgcgctgcgaaTTGCAAACATCTCTGATCTTCGAATCAATCAAAGCTACCTTCGCGATGAAGAGCATTGCGGTGCGGCAAATGGTGACTGCTACGGCGTTTGCAATTAATTTAGCTTttgacacaacacacacacacaatatcgCGCGCCCCGCGATCACACCGCGAGTCATTAGAGTCATGTTGGTAGTGGCCCCCGTGTGTTTAGTGTAACGCGCCACAACCCCAAACGGTAGTGAGTGTGCGAGGAGAACATCATCATTGCCCGCCGGCATCCAGAGATCTTCGCCCTCTCGCGCTGTCCCGTTCTGCCTCTCACAGTTGGTTTGGTTCTCTCCTCCTAAGCCTTGCGTTTTCCGCGAACCGCGAGCAACATCACGGTTGACAGTCGCGCGATTGGCGAAGGTGCAAAACAGATGCACAAAGAGTCTCCTAACGGAAGCAGCGCGCTTTTCGCGGcttgctttctttcgcttccgcGATCGGTGTCAGGCGCGTGCGAGACGGTTCACTTTGATCTATACACTCTCTtcgtgtgactgtgtgtgacGGGAGCCGTCCGAGAAAGGTTTGCATCCATCATTGTCggcgattttgacatttgcgttcgccgccgccggtgactAGATCATGGAACGTTCATTCGCGACATCGAAGTAGGCAATAAATGGCTACCACCCCACACGTTTTGTTGGGGATTTATTGAAACTTCATCTTCCTCCCTCTGTGGATCACGATCGTGTCCGACTATCCCCATCTTTGACCGCTATTACGCTTACTGATccgtttctctctttctccctctcgctctcgtgtTTTAGATTCCGACACCGCGATGTCGGCAGCTGCTGCGGCGACGGACGGTACTTCCGATGCGCAATTAAATGGCTCCACGGCGATGGATAGCTCAGCgacaccgaacggcggcggaaGCGGTATGCTGGTGGCGACGGGTGGTCttccaccaccgagcggtggAACGGTGGCAATATCGACGTCAGCGGCCTCGctggtgccaccgtcgtccttCTCTTCGCTCCCGGGAGTGGCCACCTTGAGCAACGTGTCGGGTACGGcaccgggttcgtcgcttgccgcAGATCAGCTGAAGGAAGGTGCAGTGGCAACGTCGGTCAGTTCCTCGGTAGCCACGGCAACCACCGGGAGCATTCCGGTCAGTTCGTCAACAACTATGACGAGCGGCGCTGGATCGACCGCGATCGCTACCGTCACGGGAACGTTGGCCGTTCCGGTGAGCAATATCGGTGCTAACGGTGTCCTGTCGACCGGTGGTGCCATCGCAACCAGCGGTAGCACCGCATCTTcgaccgccaccagcacgacATCCTCCGTGACGACGCAATCGAGTTCCTCCTCGCAAGGattgccaccgccggcgccgccgaaAGCCGGTACCACCACGGACAAGGGAGGCATCCCGAAGGCCACCATCAAACCGAACGTCCTGACGCACGTCATCGAGGGCTACGTGATACAGGAAGCGAACGAACCGTTTGCCGTACAGCGCCAGCGCTATCCGGAACGTGACAGTTCCGATGAACCAGCGAGTAAGTGGCCGTTGTTGGGCAAGAGTCTTCTCTACCATGCCCCCCGGGACGAGCGAATACTAATCATCTGTCCATTATACCTTTTCTTTCGCAGAAAAACGTTCCACAAACGAATCGAACTCGCCACTGGCCTCATTGAATGCTGCAACCACCGGTGGTAGCCCAACCATGGCTGCCGGTGCGGACACCGCCAACTGTGAAGTGTGCGGTAAGCAGGAACTGCGCaacaaaatgaaacggaaacgtTTCTGCAGCGTGTCCTGTGCCCGTTCGGCCAAGCAGAACTCAACGGAACGGATCTCGACACCACCGGTGCAGAACGGGAATGCCGCTGTTCCGATGGTGGTCGACCCACCGCCAGTGATGAACGGAGGCCTAACGCTTCCTGGGCCGCCGGCTGCATCGGTCGATACGGTTGGGATGACTGGTCCACAGTTGGCCATGTTGAACACAGCACAGCCCATGGTGCGGCTCGATATGTTGAAGGATTCGCTGCtgctacagcagcagcaacaatctgCCCTGCTAACGACGAGTAGTGTCGGCGCGATGGCGACCACTCCGCCAGTGGGCGGAatgctgctggccgatgtGTCCACTGCAGCGGGGACAACAACGCCAACACCGACCGGATTGgctgcagcggccgctgcagccgccgccgccaacgccgAAGAAGGGTCCTCCATTCTGCGCTGGACCGTGCAGGACGTGTACGAGTTTATCCGCGGGTTGCCCAATTGCGCTGACTACGCCGAGGAGTTTGTGAACCAGGAAATCGACGGCcaggcgctgctgctgctcaaggAGAACCATCTCATGAGCACGATGGACATGAAGCTTGGGCCGGCGCTCAAGATTGTGGCCCGGGTGAATCTGATGAAGACGACCAttgccggaccggacggacagCAACCGGTCGTTTAATGTCCACCACCGTGTATCGATAAGGTGTACATAGATAGCGCAGCGTAGCGAAAGAGAATATTGTTGTGTGTAGggctattattattatcattatttgTGCGAACAAAATGGCCTCTCTTTTTCCCGGATCTGAGGACCGCCCGGCACACGTAGGTTATTTATTATCTTATGCTTAATCGTTATTAACCCACAGCAAGTGGGTTGTCGGCGGGAACTGAAAGTGCGTGCGGTAGTGCGCCGGCCGATTGTTGGGGAGGGGACACCTCGTGATCGACTCACGACAATATATTCGCTGTAAGATATCTGGGGGTGGGAGAGAACACAGCCCTGCGTTGGTGTGTTGTCGCAAGATTTCTCTCATTTAAAAGTAGGCCGCAGCAACAGGACGCAGGATTCTAGggaacacaacacacgcgtCAATGCGAATGACCACAGAAACGCGGCGAAGGTCTTCAAACAGAAACATATTGTAAAAAGCGTTTCTGTTGATGCCAGGGAAAATGTTCATTTGTTTAGTGCAACTATTTTAGTCACGCTATTTGATAAAAGAAAGTAATCGCGTAAAAGCTGAACCAGCGAACGGATGAGAAGCGTGTGTGGCAGGCTCTTCTGCTATGTAAATAATAGGTCGTAAGAGAGGAGTACTCTTCAAGGAACTGAAACAAATAGTAGTAGTGCGCCAGTGGAGGTAACCCCAAACGCTTGAAGAGCGTAACTCTGAACAAGCAATGGTATGCTTGTTCCTTGTCATGTACAATATAGTTGGTAAGTGAAAtcgtaaaatgcaaattaatatAAGCCTCATACACCAGCGGAACacgcgagcgaacgagaacTCAAAACTTGTTCGTTGCAAActaaaaccgaaagaaactcAGTGTCTTCTTTCGTTTGTAGTGCATTTATGTATGACAAAGTGGACATCAGTGGCAGCCTGGCGAGGACATTTTTAGTGTGCAAATATTAGGCCAGCTGGTGGCGGGGGAAGCGTTTTAGTTCAATGCGAAACCGAACGTGTTTTTTCTGCCGTTTTATTTCTCATGTTTTggtataaataaatatcaaagGAAAACTTGTAAAAAATCGACTAGATTCAGTATATTAGTTCAACAAACCTACGAAAGAAATGTTCAACACGCGCTATAGGAAACCTTTGGGAATTGGAGTTCTTTATCGCCAGCAAAAAGGGCCGCATAATGTGCCCTTTGCGGGGTGAATCGATGGAGTACGGGCTAGCTCGCTAATTTGTTCGGATTTGCGATTCCGGGTGTCGGATTCCGAAAGTTGAACGAATGGAACAGGGTCGCATGAACCGCTGTGGTCCGTCTGAATCACTCATCTCTTTCACTCCTTCCGAACCGATGATCTCTGCACCCTTAATAACGTGTCATtctctttttctgtctctccAGGAATGTGTGCTCATAGATAATCGTGAGGACTTAGCAGCAAAAGCGTGTTACGAGTGCTGAGAAAGCACGCCAACAATCTTATTCGAAAGTAACAGGGGCCCATAAGTGCGTAGCAGGTGGCGCGCCGAGCGGCCGAGTGAAGCTCGCACCGACAGACGTACGCGGCGGACTGAAAGTAATGGATCAagagtgtgtgttttgaatttcaattacgAATGGAACGTTCGCTGCGCGGCTGATGACTTGGCGCGTCTAATTGAACCGCATGGAGCGATGGACCTACACCGTTTTAAATTTGTTACCCATCGCAGTCCAAACATTTTTGGCCCGCAGTGTGTCACCAGACAATTATGTGATTCGTCTTTGTCACACTCCTTTTcgggtgatcggtgatcgatgcCGAAGAGACAGTAATCTCGCACATTTCACCTCTACCTACGGGTGACTCGCACGGTAAatacacagagagagagagagattaggTTTGCGTCAAGGAAAGCTTTAGGTCTTTTGCCGGAATGTGTGCGCCATAGTGTCCAGCCAGTTACTGTCCAGTTACTGTCCACTATTGGGGTCAGTGAAAGCGAACCAATCCATGGCCCCAAATCATTGGGGCAATAAATATCGTTCGAAATAATATCACACTCTCCAAAACTGTCAAGGCGAAAGATGAGTAACTTTCGAGTACAACAAACAGTGTAATGGCTGCATCAGGTTCGGGAGGTTCTGTCCGAATTTGCAACGCAAAATTTGCCCCCACCCGAAAAGTGCTTGAAAAAACTT
It includes:
- the LOC128274889 gene encoding polyhomeotic-proximal chromatin protein-like, with protein sequence MAGTRSEHYDNLKKQQEKSTTNNAGSNNNNHVRVGYSSNSVVPLKPKPRSDQQVPETQSAQAPPPPPHTGGGTANSGSGASSSATLVTIELPWNPIIKAGAQSPAAASTAPTSLSSLPAQHQQRSSPAQPTTPLRPVTSGTTTIVLTGSGTVPPATSSDRSLKCLETLAEKAGITFDDQYDFLPTGTLEKSQSPAQVAQQTSVPLQLSQEQLFQYQQLQAYGGTIQVKQEYNPGPTGQPTDHQAQQQHQQQQHQQQQAVQQQQQQQQQQAAAAVQQMQVLAEASGVATPQSPHHAQTLQQQAAAQQQQSAAAAAAALNTMSPLQAMTTGQQLSSADWQHGRMVVQQPISNAQYLQQLYGTQPIVFPPLGGQQQFQLITASKPFQGTPQMLTTTTGKQVIGTTGAGNFNSPASFTFFSPLSVVNSQPQAQTQNLLPALSAQTAVATAGGAGTKTTTQADAQKQLQNAVAAAAAAGTGAGQKVQLQKLGTGLAGMAGAAGQQNIATLTQQQAAAAGAAAAAGQQCVQVSQSPMQTAQLLSPLQQQGAQQMQFSTQWPLQSQIWSTPNGFVASNPIIIRGTNPDGTPNVFIQSTQQTLQQAPQTHNQALTLPCTTIGQPQPQQQQQQQQQVQQGPTAGGAQNTGQPNVQGGQAGQLTVGAGGAPGMGAAGLTVTSLPNQKALTTALGAPKTPQRPQLLPQGASPIRPSVSTQTAQAQQNLLNKNKLRTTKQPLVRPAGPIIKTELAANVSTGQKLGQTTNQGTVTAQPQLQQVVTSSGKMVLMNTGAALNPAVLNMPILSDAGKQQQHQQLQLQQQIKTAQQQQQNANQQPQHILLHQQQAMLQQQVMQQQQVQQHQAQQAAQQQMQQLQQQFLQQAAAAGQANQTTAQLLSNAAQQGQLVQATAAGGQQQNNIVHQLLFQQGQPNQPGMMINVSSDALLQQQQQQQQQQQQQQQQQQQQQQQQQQQQQQQQQQQQQQQQQNATLQQMAAAGQQTGGAKGQMIMTAALGQPGGDRTTIVSQSGQTLHLDRNMLPVSIASMAGNPIVVTSNGTTISPIHQANQSNNAGGALHAGHHSQILVSSMPSSVHHQGQNPIVAMTSLSAGPMPVASIISSGAIPSISSSATTTTASLGVGGHPQATLISSAGVTTNTGAGGGGVLKDNDTKAISVAMHQLQQLSTPQKQLQQQQLLDSMNAANMQNAYASAIGSPMTGAPAGGGAMIGGTIIPVSAAGAGTMAALMTSTQGGKVFTSMASIGGGSQQTHHVSTAGGASSGGKLGMFQSPTAQQTAQAINAAAAAAADSKDKTATSDAASSGKDSDTAMSAAAAATDGTSDAQLNGSTAMDSSATPNGGGSGMLVATGGLPPPSGGTVAISTSAASLVPPSSFSSLPGVATLSNVSGTAPGSSLAADQLKEGAVATSVSSSVATATTGSIPVSSSTTMTSGAGSTAIATVTGTLAVPVSNIGANGVLSTGGAIATSGSTASSTATSTTSSVTTQSSSSSQGLPPPAPPKAGTTTDKGGIPKATIKPNVLTHVIEGYVIQEANEPFAVQRQRYPERDSSDEPAKKRSTNESNSPLASLNAATTGGSPTMAAGADTANCEVCGKQELRNKMKRKRFCSVSCARSAKQNSTERISTPPVQNGNAAVPMVVDPPPVMNGGLTLPGPPAASVDTVGMTGPQLAMLNTAQPMVRLDMLKDSLLLQQQQQSALLTTSSVGAMATTPPVGGMLLADVSTAAGTTTPTPTGLAAAAAAAAAANAEEGSSILRWTVQDVYEFIRGLPNCADYAEEFVNQEIDGQALLLLKENHLMSTMDMKLGPALKIVARVNLMKTTIAGPDGQQPVV